In Labrus mixtus chromosome 13, fLabMix1.1, whole genome shotgun sequence, a single genomic region encodes these proteins:
- the zgc:162396 gene encoding LOW QUALITY PROTEIN: putative methyltransferase DDB_G0268948 (The sequence of the model RefSeq protein was modified relative to this genomic sequence to represent the inferred CDS: inserted 1 base in 1 codon), whose product MTYRLFEGKEHASIYQQYRFTPPEEIKNIILQYLDRKKGQPHVLAVDLGCGTGQNSRLLAPHFQEVVGIDISECQLEEARGVPGHSNITYREGTAEDLPFPDGSVDLLTAASAAHWFDRSRFLAEASRVLKPKGCMALLGFSDTITRLHFQDCGDRLSHIYEEVKQALMPYTTNPVAACEGKLEELYSDICFPDKERIECIRVKMSLSVRNLLGFIESFSMFQAYEKKDPQRARDLLLNTQKRFLEEMGVTSPDTEIGXGYFCVLASKPQ is encoded by the exons ATGACGTACCGACTGTTCGAGGGGAAGGAGCATGCTTCCATCTACCAACAGTATCGCTTTACTCCTCCAGAAGAGATCAAGAACATTATTCTTCAGTACCTAGATAGAAAG AAGGGACAGCCACATGTGCTGGCCGTGGATCTTGGATGTGGGACAGGTCAGAATTCCCGGCTGCTGGCACCCCATTTCCAGGAAGTGGTGGGCATTGACATCAGTGAGTGTCAGCTGGAGGAGGCCAGAGGTGTACCAGGACACTCAAACATTACATACAG GGAGGGGACGGCAGAGGACCTTCCTTTTCCCGATGGCTCTGTTGACCTTCTGACAGCAGCGTCAGCAGCTCATTGGTTTGATCGGTCAAGGTTTCTGGCTGAAGCGAGTCGAGTTTTAAAACCCAAGGGTTGCATGGCTCTGCTGGGCTTCAGTGACACCATCACCAGACTTCACTTCCAGGACTGTGGAGACAGACTCAGCCACATCTACGAGGAG GTGAAGCAGGCTCTGATGCCATACACTACTAATCCAGTGGCTGCATGTGAGGGAAAGCTGGAAGAGCTCTACTCAGACATCTGTTTTCCTGACAAAGAGAG GATTGAGTGTATTCGAGTGAAAATGTCCCTCTCAGTGAGGAACCTGCTGGGTTTCATTGAGTCCTTCTCCATGTTCCAAGCTTACGAGAAGAAAGATCCACAGAGGGCTCGAGACCTCCTGCTCAACACTCAGAAGAG GTTTCTGGAGGAGATGGGAGTCACGTCTCCTGACACTGAAATAG CTGGGTATTTCTGTGTCTTGGCATCAAAACcccaataa